From the Rhizomicrobium palustre genome, the window GACTGATTTATGTCGTCCCGCGCGCTTATGGCTGGGGCTTAGGCATGAGCACGACGCTGTGCCCATGCTTGACGACCTCTACATCCAGAATCGCAGCGATCTGCTTGAGTGTGTCATCGGTACGATCCAGCCGGAAACGCCCATTGAGCCCGATTTCGCCTAGCCTCGCATCAGAGAGGACAATCTTATCCTCCGTGTAGCGATTAAGCCGGGTAATGACATAGGACAGCGGCATGCGATCAGCCTCAAGCCAGCCCTTTTGCCAAGTCTCATATTGGGCGGGGGAGAAATGGCCGGACCGGACACCGCGCTGAGGATCGACGACCAGCCACTCGCCATGCGTGACCGCCAGCCCCGCCACGCCTTTGCCCTCAACCTTCACCGTGCCCTCATAGACGCGCACTTCCACAGCATCGCCAACGCGATCAACCCCAAAGCGCGTGCCAACCGCCGTGACCACGGCCGTGCCCGTGATCACCCGGAAGGGGCGAGCCTTATCCTTGGACACCAGGAAGATGGCCTCCCCCCGCGCGAGCTGCAACCGGCGCTCATGATCCGTATAGCGCACCGAAACTTGCGTGGCGGCGTTGAGATAGACCATCGACTTGTCCGTCAAGGCGACGTTGGTGCGCTGACCGGTGGCGGTTGCCAGAATTTGCTCGGTGGGCGCGCCCGGCACCTGAACCGGCGCTTTCGGCCAGAAGACGATCACGGCGCAGAAAGTCGCAGCAGCACCGACGAGAACACCGTAGGTCGCCTTGGCTTCGAAGGCGCCGCGAACCCATTCGCGCCAGGAAAACTTCGTCGCCGCCTTCCCGGGTGCCACGACATCGAGCAAGGCTACATCCAGCATAACGCGGCGTATCTGATCGAAGGCGCGCGCATGGGCAGGATCAGCCGCAAGCCAGGCTCGAAAGGCCACCCGCTCGCTATGCGAAAGCGTCCCCTGGCGGTCACACCAATCGGCTGCCGCCTCCATCACATCCCCGGTTATCGCGCTATTCGTCATGGCTTGAACTCTCAGCCCCATGCTCCATGGGGCGTTCCAGCGCGTCATTGAGGCTGGCGAGTTCCGCCATAGCGCGCAACAGGTGCTTTTTCACGGCTTCCAGGCTGAGGCCGGTCTCTTCTGCAATCTCGCCGCGAGATTTGCCTTCCAGATGCCGTTTGACAAAAACCGTGCGGCGCATCGGCGGCATCGCCAGCAAGGCCGTCCGGAACATGGCCGCGCGCTGCTTGTATTCGAGCACCTGCTCACCCAGCGGGGCCTCGCATTCAAAATCCATATCGCCCAGTTCGGTTTCACGCTTGCGCTGGCGTGCCCGGGCAAAAATCACGGTATCGGCGATGCGGAATGCGTAGGCCATGGGGTCCAGAATAGCTTTCTTGCGGCTTTGCTC encodes:
- a CDS encoding FecR family protein produces the protein MTNSAITGDVMEAAADWCDRQGTLSHSERVAFRAWLAADPAHARAFDQIRRVMLDVALLDVVAPGKAATKFSWREWVRGAFEAKATYGVLVGAAATFCAVIVFWPKAPVQVPGAPTEQILATATGQRTNVALTDKSMVYLNAATQVSVRYTDHERRLQLARGEAIFLVSKDKARPFRVITGTAVVTAVGTRFGVDRVGDAVEVRVYEGTVKVEGKGVAGLAVTHGEWLVVDPQRGVRSGHFSPAQYETWQKGWLEADRMPLSYVITRLNRYTEDKIVLSDARLGEIGLNGRFRLDRTDDTLKQIAAILDVEVVKHGHSVVLMPKPQP
- a CDS encoding RNA polymerase sigma factor; protein product: MNTGLSHGCYIFALRTSPVSPLRPFGHLHIGGWVRLGMSDGIFRSEEVRRRLLAYISRRDRNPAASEDILQETLLRLLEQSRKKAILDPMAYAFRIADTVIFARARQRKRETELGDMDFECEAPLGEQVLEYKQRAAMFRTALLAMPPMRRTVFVKRHLEGKSRGEIAEETGLSLEAVKKHLLRAMAELASLNDALERPMEHGAESSSHDE